In Syngnathoides biaculeatus isolate LvHL_M chromosome 5, ASM1980259v1, whole genome shotgun sequence, the following are encoded in one genomic region:
- the LOC133500458 gene encoding phospholemman-like isoform X1: MSTSLKMSKICALVFMTCISMVFAEEQNLEDDPFTFDYHRLRVGGLILAAVLCLIGITILFSGHCRCKFKQDKRRRTGSNTQAMLNDQGRACDC, from the exons ATGTCAACAAGCCTGAAGATGTCCAAGATCTGTGCTTTGGTGTTCATGACAT GTATCTCAATGGTGTTTGCCGAAGAACAGAATC TTGAAGATGACCCATTCACCTTTG ACTACCACAGACTGCGTGTTGGAGGTTTGATTCTTGCAGCTGTCCTTTGTCTCATCGGCATTACCATCCTGTTCA GTGGTCACTGCAGGTGCAAGTTCAAGCAGGACAAAAG GAGGAGGACAGGAAGCAACACTCAGGCAATGCTCAATGATCAAG GTCGCGCCTGTGATTGCTAG
- the LOC133500458 gene encoding FXYD domain-containing ion transport regulator 3-like isoform X2, whose product MSTSLKMSKICALVFMTCISMVFAEEQNHYHRLRVGGLILAAVLCLIGITILFSGHCRCKFKQDKRRRTGSNTQAMLNDQGRACDC is encoded by the exons ATGTCAACAAGCCTGAAGATGTCCAAGATCTGTGCTTTGGTGTTCATGACAT GTATCTCAATGGTGTTTGCCGAAGAACAGAATC ACTACCACAGACTGCGTGTTGGAGGTTTGATTCTTGCAGCTGTCCTTTGTCTCATCGGCATTACCATCCTGTTCA GTGGTCACTGCAGGTGCAAGTTCAAGCAGGACAAAAG GAGGAGGACAGGAAGCAACACTCAGGCAATGCTCAATGATCAAG GTCGCGCCTGTGATTGCTAG